From the genome of Alosa sapidissima isolate fAloSap1 chromosome 14, fAloSap1.pri, whole genome shotgun sequence, one region includes:
- the LOC121682396 gene encoding low choriolytic enzyme-like, with protein sequence MVYNHISPMYSLEKVSVMAVFKFAVGVLALLLVSSPWAEEVEKKRTVQHELLHALGFNHEQTRSDRDKNIRVMWEQGSEPELGHYIVLCQTLNLSRLSGSGFSRLDKKHNFRSITTLNQNTPYDYNSVMQYSRYAFSKNKKATMVPIPNSNVDLGKTTQMSQNDLLRLNSTCTFIS encoded by the exons ATGGTCTATAACCATATTAGTCCAATGTACTCCTTGGAGAaa GTGTCTGTCATGGCTGTGTTCAAGTTTGCTGTGGGTGTGCTGGCCCTGCTGCTGGTGTCCTCTCCCTGGgctgaggaggtggag AAGAAGAGAACCGTTCAGCACGAGCTTCTGCACGCCCTGGGCTTCAACCACGAACAGACCCGCAGTGACCGAGACAAAAACATTCGTGTGATGTGGgagcagggctccgaaccg gagttgggccattacattgttctttgccagacccttaatctttctagattatcagggtctggattttccaggctagacaAGAAGCACAACTTCAGGTCGATCACCACTCTGAACCAGAACACACCTTACGACTACAACTCAGTCATGCAGTACTCCAG GTACGCCTTTTCTAAGAACAAAAAGGCCACCATGGTACCCATCCCTAACAGTAATGTAGACCTTGGCAAGACCACCCAGATGAGCCAGAATGACCTTCTCAGACTGAACAGCACTTGCACTTTTATTTCCTGA
- the LOC121682422 gene encoding low choriolytic enzyme-like, with product MAVFKFAVGLLALLLVSSAWAEEVSEEEILPVSEILHRANTGITHDADELELLDDIAVDSENDRNADPCTSRGCMWPKSSDGNVYVPYVISRDFSSCEMSIIQRALDSFASNTCIRFKPRRSERDYIGIYSKNGCYSYIGRRGGQQVVSLNRRGCLYHNTVQHELLHALGFNHEQTRNDRDNHIRVMWENVVEDMKHNFNKKSTLNQGTPYDYNSVMQYSKYAFSKNNRPTMVPIPNNNVEIGKAGQMSQNDLNRLNRLYKC from the exons ATGGCTGTGTTCAAGTTCGCTGTGGGTCTGCTGGCCCTGTTGCTGGTGTCCTCTGCCTGGGCTGAGGAG GTCTCCGAGGAGGAGATTCTTCCTGTGTCTGAGATTCTTCACAGAGCCAACACCGGTATAA CACATGATGCTGATGAGCTTGAACTGCTGGATGACATCGCTGTGGACAGCGAGAATGACAGGAACGCTGACCCCTGCACCTCCCGCGGCTGCATGTGGCCAAAGTCCAGTGATGGAAATGTCTACGTGCCCTACGTCATCAGCAGGGACTTCT CTTCCTGTGAGATGTCCATCATCCAGCGTGCCCTGGACTCCTTCGCCTCTAACACCTGCATCCGCTTCAAGCCCCGCCGATCTGAGAGGGACTACATTGGCATCTACTCCAAGAATGG GTGCTACTCCTACATTGGCCGCCGTGGCGGTCAGCAGGTTGTGTCCCTAAACCGCAGGGGTTGTCTGTACCACAACACCGTTCAGCACGAGCTGCTCCATGCCCTGGGCTTCAACCACGAGCAGACCCGCAACGACCGTGACAACCACATTCGTGTGATGTGGGAGAATGTTGTTGAAG ACATGAAGCACAACTTCAACAAGAAGAGCACCCTCAACCAGGGAACTCCCTATGACTACAACTCTGTCATGCAGTACAGCAA ATACGCCTTCTCCAAGAACAACCGCCCCACCATGGTGCCCATTCCCAACAACAACGTTGAGATTGGCAAGGCCGGTCAGATGAGCCAGAATGACCTCAACAGGCTCAACAGGCTGTACAAGTGCT AA
- the LOC121682420 gene encoding high choriolytic enzyme 2-like isoform X1, with protein sequence MAVFKFTVGLLALLLVAFAWAEEVETDEIVEDTNAELSVSELLERANRDRTPDFDEPELMGDIAIDSADERNADPCTSRGCMWQKYSDGKVYVPYVIQNHYSSRELSIIQRGLDSFSSMSCIRFKRRSNERDYLSIESRNGCYSYIGRTGNAQTVSLSRSGCLYHNTVQHELLHALGFNHEQTRSDRDNHIRVVWENIIDDMKHNFNKVNTLNQGTPYDYNSVMQYHKTAFSKNNQPTMVPIPNSNVAIGQATQMSQNDINRLNRLYKCCE encoded by the exons ATGGCCGTGTTCAAGTTCACCGTGGGTCTGCTGGCCCTGCTGCTGGTTGCCTTTGCCTGGgctgaggaggtggag ACTG ATGAGATTGTGGAAGACACCAATGCTgagctgtctgtgtctgagctgcTGGAGAGAGCCAACAGGGACCGCA CTCCTGACTTTGACGAGCCTGAGCTGATGGGAGACATTGCCATCGACTCTGCTGATGAAAGGAACGCTGACCCCTGCACCTCCAGGGGCTGCATGTGGCAAAAGTACAGTGATGGCAAGGTCTACGTGCCCTACGTCATTCAGAACCACTACT CTTCCCGCGAGCTGTCCATCATCCAGCGTGGTCTGGACTCCTTCTCCTCCATGTCCTGCATCCGCTTCAAGCGCCGCAGCAACGAGAGGGACTACCTCAGCATTGAGTCTCGCAATGG ATGCTACTCTTACATTGGTCGTACTGGAAACGCTCAGACCGTGTCCCTGAGCCGCTCCGGCTGCCTGTACCACAACACCGTCCAGCACGAGCTGCTCCATGCTCTGGGTTTCAACCACGAGCAGACCCGCAGCGACCGTGACAACCACATCCGCGTTGTCTGGGAGAACATCATCGATG ACATGAAGCACAACTTCAACAAGGTCAACACCCTGAACCAGGGAACTCCCTATGACTACAACTCTGTTATGCAGTACCACAA GACCGCCTTCTCCAAGAACAACCAACCCACCATGGTGCCCATTCCCAACAGCAACGTTGCGATTGGCCAGGCCACCCAGATGAGCCAGAACGACATCAACAGGCTCAACAGGCTGTACAAGTGCTGTGAGTAG
- the LOC121682420 gene encoding high choriolytic enzyme 2-like isoform X2 — protein MAVFKFTVGLLALLLVAFAWAEEVETDEIVEDTNAELSVSELLERANRDRTPDFDEPELMGDIAIDSADERNADPCTSRGCMWQKYSDGKVYVPYVIQNHYSSRELSIIQRGLDSFSSMSCIRFKRRSNERDYLSIESRNGCYSYIGRTGNAQTVSLSRSGCLYHNTVQHELLHALGFNHEQTRSDRDNHIRVVWENIIDDMKHNFNKVNTLNQGTPYDYNSVMQYHKTAFSKNNQPTMVPIPNSNVAIGQATQMSQNDINRLNRLYKC, from the exons ATGGCCGTGTTCAAGTTCACCGTGGGTCTGCTGGCCCTGCTGCTGGTTGCCTTTGCCTGGgctgaggaggtggag ACTG ATGAGATTGTGGAAGACACCAATGCTgagctgtctgtgtctgagctgcTGGAGAGAGCCAACAGGGACCGCA CTCCTGACTTTGACGAGCCTGAGCTGATGGGAGACATTGCCATCGACTCTGCTGATGAAAGGAACGCTGACCCCTGCACCTCCAGGGGCTGCATGTGGCAAAAGTACAGTGATGGCAAGGTCTACGTGCCCTACGTCATTCAGAACCACTACT CTTCCCGCGAGCTGTCCATCATCCAGCGTGGTCTGGACTCCTTCTCCTCCATGTCCTGCATCCGCTTCAAGCGCCGCAGCAACGAGAGGGACTACCTCAGCATTGAGTCTCGCAATGG ATGCTACTCTTACATTGGTCGTACTGGAAACGCTCAGACCGTGTCCCTGAGCCGCTCCGGCTGCCTGTACCACAACACCGTCCAGCACGAGCTGCTCCATGCTCTGGGTTTCAACCACGAGCAGACCCGCAGCGACCGTGACAACCACATCCGCGTTGTCTGGGAGAACATCATCGATG ACATGAAGCACAACTTCAACAAGGTCAACACCCTGAACCAGGGAACTCCCTATGACTACAACTCTGTTATGCAGTACCACAA GACCGCCTTCTCCAAGAACAACCAACCCACCATGGTGCCCATTCCCAACAGCAACGTTGCGATTGGCCAGGCCACCCAGATGAGCCAGAACGACATCAACAGGCTCAACAGGCTGTACAAGTGCT AG